One Vicia villosa cultivar HV-30 ecotype Madison, WI linkage group LG5, Vvil1.0, whole genome shotgun sequence genomic window, TCTCATTTAAATCCCCCTTTTGACTCTCCAATTAGGACTATATCATTTGCAAAAAACATGCATCTCGGTGCTAGCTTTTAGATGTGTTCCGTGAGTACatccaaaattaaaataaaaaagcagGGGCTTAGACAAAAActagaaagaaaataaatatatacaatCTTCTAATCGAAGTAATAAAATAGACCTGGGAGAACTCTGCCGTCTTTGAATACTTTGGCCTTGCATTGTTCTTAGACTTCCAAGTGccttctcagcagcctgaagaaCAAATGCATCTTAGTATTCCAACAGCAATTGTAAGAAAGTTAATCAAATTCAAGGAAGAAAGCATACACATCCCATGTTATGTACTCCAACAGCAATATAGTTTCATCactaaagaaaacaaaatacCTGCATTTTAGCCTCATCCCATGTTAATCCGATCCCTTTACCATAGACCTGGCCATCTATCTCGACCTAAAATAGAAAATTCTTTTTTAAATACTTGCCAAGAGCTTTGATaccaatataaaaataaataaaaaaactgccAGAACCAATAACAAAGTGCCCGGCTAAGCAAGACAGTGTAATTAATTGTATTAAGGCATAGAAGGCTTCCAGGTCATGTTTATGAGCCCCATGAGACACAACTATGCCATTAACAAGACTACTACCCCACAAACCTGTGTCCAGACTTCAATTAGTCAAACGAAAATTTCTATCCAAGACTCGCCCTTCAACTTCCCTCATCAAAAATAAGAATAGTAAACCACATAAATAAAAGGAAATGTAACAATAATTCTGATGTTTTATCCTGGACACTAAAGTGCCTAACAGACCAAAAATATAAAACAATCTAAACATCAATAAATGTCTCCTAATCTTTTCTTTCAGCCCTTCAAAGAAATGAGGAGCTAAAACACGCAGGTTTAGAAAGGCATGATTATTCAGCAATTCAATGACATTGtcctatttaaattaattagttcAGACCACTGAAGGATTTGATTACCAACCTGTGCATGTACTTCATCTTTCTGACCTGAATTTGTTGACACTGGAACAGGCAGTGATAGAAAATTGACACCAAGACCCTCCATCATGCACTGAAAAAATTAAATGCAGAAGTTATACCATGTGAGAAGCACAAACTTGAACTGAGgttaactaaaaaaaaattctttgtgGAGAGGTGGTCAATTTATTATCAATCTCACCAATTCTTTGAGGGCAGAGACTGAACCCATTAATCTCTTCGAGACATCCAACCTAGGATCTAACACCCTTGATGGATCCGATGCAGCTGAAAATGAGACTGACTCTTCTTTAGGCATAGGGTGATTACCAAGAGAACTAACATTTCCCACATAACCATTCTCACTTGCATTAGGAAATCCACTCGCATCACCATATGCAGAACCAGACTCATCCTTAGCGCGTGATAAATATATATCTATAAAAACAaccaaaaagttcaaaatataTTAACAACTTTTTTAATTGaggaaaacaacaaaaataaaaagtaagAACGTTGTTAGAAAATAACAGTAGCAAGCAATGCATACTGCTGATAATGTAATTTGCTTAATCATTTGTTATGATACTAGGATCTTAGAAGAGATTTTAGATGGTTTagtatataatttattatttatactcATATAAAGATAATTAATAAGTAGACCAACTCTCCTAAAAGTTGAAACTATTGGATAGCAGCCCAAAAATGGATTTGCAATTTAACATTTCTAAGACATCACCATATACAAGAGCCTTCCAAGCTTGAAGCAGGGAATAAATAGGCCTATTTCATCTTATGCTGAaatctaattaaataataaagaagGATTGAATAATAAAGAGACAGGCAGCAAGGTTCAAAATCTTGAAATCTTGACGCCAAAATGTTCTATCAAAAACATGGTTCTATCCAACTCATTTACATTGAGATATTTCTTAATAGGTTCTCTTAGGGTTTTTCTAAGCCTTCCTCTACCTCTAACGGGTTGCCTACCCTCCATCTGGTCACCTCTCCTTATTATAGAATTCACATATTTTCTCTCTACATGGCCAAACCACCTAAGCATGAGTATAGAAGACCTATAGAAAACCCCAATAATGGAAGAGTAGATGAAATGGAAGGTGGCTCAAGTGCTCAACAGTAAAGGCCAGGCCTTAAGAGGTAAACGGGAATAAAGAAAAGCTATATGCAACCACTTATGAAGCACAAACTCTGACCCCGATTATGTCAAAAACATAGGACACCGACGAGTACAACACTACATATATGATAATTAATATTTGACCTTAGTTTATTCATTTATTATTAAAAGAGttaaaatattaatcaaaattaatgtctTTAATTCTTAATTCTTCATAGATAACATTGTTTCAACACATGTTCAACCCTTTTAGATGTGTGTGATATTTatccaaaaaatgtattaggtgtGTTGAACCAAAgaattaaacaatttattttaaaacatgTCTAAACTGTCTGACACGTGTTGTATGAGTGTCATACGGGTGTAGGACACCAATTCAAGGCGTGTCGAagcaaagaaaaaatattttgttgggGACGCTTGTTTGACTTTTCAAACATGTGTCATACAAGTATTGGACACCGCGACACGCCTACTTCTCTAGGCTTTGTATTTCTTAGTGCAACCACTAAAAAGGATTTAGATTTAAATGGACCATCCCAAAACatgattttaaaagaaattatCTTGTCATCATAGATGGTCCTTGTTGAGGTCCTTGTTGAAGTTATAGGGCTTTAGATAGAGAGGAGAGAAACAATAAAAACTAGATGACTTGaagattaaaaaattattaagcaCTAACCCCTAACTCCCAACCCCTATTTATAGAATACTAGACTTCTTATCTTAATTGATTGGAAAAACAAGTCATGGTAATAAGTAAGAAATATGGGAACTAATCTTAAGAGAGGctctaaaataacataaaaactaATCCTATGAGATTATTCAAGATAATAACAAGATCTTATAGGATAATTTTCTCATACTTCAACAATTCTACATAATGTTGTAGCAAGTCAAAACTTCCAAAATGTGGAATATCCTACCAGCCAAATGTTTAATAGAATCCTCAGCAGCCTTATATTGCGCCTCCACTCTAGTTCTTCCAAATCCCTGGCCAATTTTTTTCCCAGAAAACCACGCCTGCAAACAATGATGACACTTACAAGATGACAAAGGCATATACACGAATTATGAATAAATAGAACAGAAAAATATATTTCAACAAGTAACACCACTCCAACAGAAGCAAGATGAAATCAGCTTCAAACCTAAAGATCAATTAAATTTTTAGGTTTGTTTCCTTggtaaaacaacaaaacaaaattgGCATTGCGCAGAGCACACCTAATCCTGGAAAAGACAAATATTGCTCTACAACTATGTAGGAGAAAACCAATGTGTTTAGTTAATTAAGCACGGTGAATAACAAATATCAAGTGCAGCAACTTCATtgattcaaaaaaagaaaattgtatcccaatgaaaaaatatatatctagTTTTGAAAAGAGAAATATGGAACTTAGAAAGTGGTGCAAACATAGAGAACAAGGAATCATAAAGTCTCACTGCCTCAAATGTCAGATACCTCAATGGAGAACTGCAGCTCTCTGCTAGCAGCCAAAGATGATGTAAATTCCACCTGTTCACATCAAAAGCAAAGAAACGTGCTGGGTACACAAACCAAAGAAAAGCTTAAATAGTACAACGAGATATTAACAAAAGCTAACGATGCCATCTAACAGAAACATATTTCAACTAACCTTAGTTCCACACTTCAGTGCAATTTCCTGTAATACTACAGCTGGTGTTTCCGCATGCAATGCAGAATGACCGGATTCAGAGTCAAGATCCCTGTTGCTAGAAGATGACCTGCCAAAAGGGATGTCATCACCTGCATAACAACCATTAGATACTGTCATTCTAAGGATAGCACTACAAATAACAGAActgggaaagaaaaagaaacatgcACGCAGGAACAAAACTAAGAAAACATTTTAAAGTTTCATATAAGATTTCTTGGATGCTTATGTCTCCTGAAAATATAAATGAAGATAAAGGCAAGTGTCTCAAAGGGTATATTTACTATACAGAAAAACAAGATGTTCTAGGTAGCCAAAAATCAAACTTAATTACTCATCactgaaaaatcacaaaaaattcaaaaagaagTCATTTTAAATCAGTATGGCAGAAACTTCAACAAAAACTAAAATTCAAACTGATAACAATTTCAGAACCAAATAAATGCAGACAGTCACCAGCAGTacatgaaaacattgagaagagaATGTTTGGGGAGGAAACTGCAGAGAATCAATCAAACATGAAGTGACAAGTGTTATGGCTCACCAGATAATGAATGATAACTAGGGAGCGCGTGGTTTATTCTTGTGCGATCATCTCTGTGATAAATCTGCATAAAAAAATATTGGAAGTGACTTCACCAAACAAGCCAAAAGTATGAGCCAGCTGTGAAACATCAAATGATAGACTGAAACATAGCCATTACCTCCTTTGGCAATCTTTGGTGGCCCTCATGGAGAGCTCTATCTGATGAAATAGAGCCATCAACCTTAGGGAAAAAGGGTGGTTGATGAGGCCGGTACTTCTCAATACGCGATGGACCAGAATCTAAAGGAATTTCTTTAGGTATTACCCGGTTTGGTGGTTGTGAACCAATCTCCTCTTCTACAGGAAACCACCCTCCGCGTGATGGCACACGAGCAGGAACTTGAACGGGATTGGGATGTCTAACAGGAAATGGAGGTTCACTAGATGTATGATCCCTAATATCTTGTCCATGTTGCAATATGAGAAGCCTTCGCCTTGTATCTGGGTCTAATTCTGACTCACCCACCTCACCTTCTTCTCTAGCAGGAGAACTGTGCAAGCTTGATTCTAAAGGGGCAACTTGACCCATTGGCTTTACTAGTGTAGCAGGTTGAGGGAACTGTGCATGAGGCAGTTGTATCATAGATGCGTGTGCTGCAGGCGGTGGAACTGAACCTGGAGATACCATTGAATACTGAAGAGAAGAAGTGAGCCTGGGATCTATCTTAGCAGTTGTCATAGGAATAACTGAAGCTactgctgatatggcatcctagCAGAAAGTACAATCGCAACAAAAGATAAGATGAGCTTTATGTCTGATCAGATTTAAATCACAGTTCTCAAATATaagtaaaatcacaaaaaataaataaataaataagacagGCTTCATGTATATTCAATCGTAAATCAAAGTTCTCAAATATTCACTCGGAGGCCAGATTGATACCTTCAATTTTCTTTCTATCTCAGCATCTGCCATGCCATCAAACAATAACGGATCTCTGTTTCCACAGGCAGCAGATCCATCATCCTGAGAAGAACCGAAGCACAACAGTTAAACACGTATAAATACAATACATTTGACAGAAAATCATGTAATACTCATGTGTTAAAATTTCAACATAGCATACCCCCGACAGATCAGAATAATGACGCATGTAAATTTGTACATGAACATAAGTTACCTCTGAAACTAGATAATTGCTCACATCAGGGGCAGGAGGTATATCTTGGATATCATCTTCATAGGCAATTTGTGGAATCTTTTGTAGAAGACCATCGTCAAAATCCCTATCACAAAATCAGAGTCGTAATTAGGAATAAGAATCCTATGTAGTATTTATCTTTATACAATTGGAGACAATTAAAATGCTTGGAAATCAACTTCTAAGCTACTAAATGGAGATTTTCCCCTTCTTTTCAGTATGCACATACATATAACTTTTGAGAGGTATAACTTACTTAAAGAAGCCACCTCTAACATTGCAAGCAACATTTCTTGCAACACACAACACAGGGACAGTATTGCTTGcctacaagacaaacaagttaaTTAGTTCATATAACTAAAAAGGGATGAAATTCCGCTCGTGCAATTGAAAGTATTGAGTTTTCAACATGTATGCCAGCAAATTAACCTCGGCTTGAGGAGCATAGTATGGAGCAAATGCAGGAACAACATGCACCCGCGGTTGATCTTTCTCATCCCACACCTTCAAGCGATCGTCAATTACCAATGCTGTCTTTGGATGGCATGAGCCATCTTGGAAGACATTGAACAAAGACTTTTTCAAACctattataatattattgaaaCATAAGAAGAATTAAAAGTGAATAAAATTGAAGTCGCGGAAACATGGGCATACATCCAGTTCGATAATAAAGCATAAACAAGTTGTATCTCTATATCAAACTCATATAAACTTTAAAATATAGGTTAAATTACTCTGTCGGCCCCTAAACTATTTGAGAACTTTAAAATACAGAAGTTGTCAATAATTTTTAATTAGGTCCCTCGATTTTAATCAAATGCCCTAAACTATTTGAATTTAGGTCCCAGAACTTTTAAGTAGTTTGTATTTAGGCCCCTGAACTTTTAAGTATTTGAAGCAAGGTCACAAATTACAAGGACCTAATTACAGATCATTTCAAAGCTCAAAGATCCGATTAAAATTTGTGGACCCCATTAGAAATTGTTGTAATGTTTAAAGTGATTAATTTACTTAAAATATAAGATGTCCTCGTGTTCACAATTCGCTTCCTTCAGATACTCTGTCATAAATATGCAGCTTCTCtttgaaaacaaaattaaaagaaaagaaaaacaaatatgcCATTTAAGGATTTACCTGACTTAACACAAACAATGCGACCTAATAGTTCTTTGGAATTTATCAAATTTGAATCTGGATCGagaagtctccacatttctagtGCATAGTCCCTTTCAGCCATTGTGCAAACATAAACCTCAAAACGCTTGCGCCCCCTTGCAGTCAGATAGCTCCGAAGATCTTCCCATGCAGGTCTCATTCTCACAAGAACACTTGTGTCGCGAATCTTTCAAAACACACTAGCTTTTGTTAGACTAATAATGATTCTGACAAGTCTTTCTgcttatatatttttcattttaattaattatataagtgTGTAATCGTTGATCCGTGTTACGATCCTCGAATCCCCGATACTACTAGGTAGGATCTATAGTTTGACTACACTGGGACCCATTAGAATAATAAATCTAGAAGAAAATGCAAAGCCACAAGATGTAATGTGACAATAAAATAGTAGATACCAATAAATGGTTGGTTAGAGAAAAAATTATATACCTGCGGACTGATGCGTgtcaaaataatgtttttttcatGTAACCGTATCAGTGGTCGAACTAAGGGCTGATGACTGTCAGATAATGCTGGAACAAGCTCAGACTGAGCTTTTATCACTTTACCATTATCAACTATCTGATCATTTTCAGCATACTGCTTCAATATACTCTTGTCATCTAGATAGCGCTTAATCTCTGCCTGCATACCAGAAATCCGTTGTGGATCTACCTCGGAGTTAATTTTTCTCTGAAGTGAATCAATTCTATCCTCGAAGGAGCGCATTGTGTTTGCTACAATAAGTGTTTCATCCAGATCGAACACTATACCCAAACATCTGAGATTTAACATCACAAGGGATGAATTATAAAGTCCCTTGGCCACAATAAATCCCCAGAAACATGGCCTGTCATCATTTCGCGAATGCATCGCAACCAAATGCAACTCTTCCCCAAACAGTGGCATAACAGCAGTCTGCAGATATTGTGAAAATTATTAATACTTAaccagaaaattaaataaaaagtaaaaagtgGACTCGATGACGGAATGAGTTTAAAAAGGTAAGTAATAAATTTAAGTCAACGCAAAAAAGATAGGGTGCATTGTAAGCCAGAGGAGCTTGAGAAATGCTAAAGAAGCACACAGTGCCAAAGCAATATGATATCATAAACAAGCCAACCCATCTTTTCAGTATGATGTATAGTGGACAGTATTGCTATTATGTTCAAGTCAGCACTTTAGATTTGAATTGAGTTTTACCAAAAACCCTAACCAGCACAGACACTAATTTCACTATCAATCACAAACTTCTCAACCTTGGCAACAATTCAGTTAAGAAGTATCTGTTAAATGACCAATTGGACAATTTGTTCACCATCTGAGTTCAAAACAACAAATTTAGTAAGTTAAGGCAAAAATTCTGTCAACATTAACACACGAGTCATAAGTGAGTCATCCATAGATTCAACCTTTTGAGTCCTCTGAAGATTTAGTCCAAAATCATAGGGTTTTAGTGGCGTTTTATcttgttaattttatatatattttaactcTGATTTTTACCTTGTTCTCTCTGATACATAAGGAGTGCAAGTGAAAGAGCTGATTCTGATGCTGTGTCTTTGACTCCATTTTGAAGCAAACACCACAAGAGGCAATAGTATGAAGCACAGCAAGTGGTGGACACCTCTCACTGGGTTGAGAAAAGTGAGAAATTTGAATTTCCTTCACATCGTAGTTCTTGCTGTTGTTCACTTCTGGGTATATATCTACCTCTCCCAACACCACCTCCCCTTGATAAACCACCGATTTATACATTTTTTTGGTCCTTCAAATCAAATCACAAAAAAACAAAGTCTTTGGAAATTCATCAATAACTAGTATTCATCATCGTAATTGACGTAAAAATCGGTTTAAGATTGATCTGATATTTGAATTACC contains:
- the LOC131602702 gene encoding RNA polymerase II C-terminal domain phosphatase-like 1; protein product: MYKSVVYQGEVVLGEVDIYPEVNNSKNYDVKEIQISHFSQPSERCPPLAVLHTIASCGVCFKMESKTQHQNQLFHLHSLCIRENKTAVMPLFGEELHLVAMHSRNDDRPCFWGFIVAKGLYNSSLVMLNLRCLGIVFDLDETLIVANTMRSFEDRIDSLQRKINSEVDPQRISGMQAEIKRYLDDKSILKQYAENDQIVDNGKVIKAQSELVPALSDSHQPLVRPLIRLHEKNIILTRISPQIRDTSVLVRMRPAWEDLRSYLTARGRKRFEVYVCTMAERDYALEMWRLLDPDSNLINSKELLGRIVCVKSGLKKSLFNVFQDGSCHPKTALVIDDRLKVWDEKDQPRVHVVPAFAPYYAPQAEASNTVPVLCVARNVACNVRGGFFKDFDDGLLQKIPQIAYEDDIQDIPPAPDVSNYLVSEDDGSAACGNRDPLLFDGMADAEIERKLKDAISAVASVIPMTTAKIDPRLTSSLQYSMVSPGSVPPPAAHASMIQLPHAQFPQPATLVKPMGQVAPLESSLHSSPAREEGEVGESELDPDTRRRLLILQHGQDIRDHTSSEPPFPVRHPNPVQVPARVPSRGGWFPVEEEIGSQPPNRVIPKEIPLDSGPSRIEKYRPHQPPFFPKVDGSISSDRALHEGHQRLPKEIYHRDDRTRINHALPSYHSLSGDDIPFGRSSSSNRDLDSESGHSALHAETPAVVLQEIALKCGTKVEFTSSLAASRELQFSIEAWFSGKKIGQGFGRTRVEAQYKAAEDSIKHLADIYLSRAKDESGSAYGDASGFPNASENGYVGNVSSLGNHPMPKEESVSFSAASDPSRVLDPRLDVSKRLMGSVSALKELCMMEGLGVNFLSLPVPVSTNSGQKDEVHAQVEIDGQVYGKGIGLTWDEAKMQAAEKALGSLRTMQGQSIQRRQSSPRPFQGFSNKRLKQEHPRTLQRFASSGRYPRNAPPIP